The region AGAAGGGGAGACCCTGTTCGTCAGCGGCGGGCGGCGCGGCCTGGACATCGAACTCGCCCCGTCCGATCTTGCGGCCCTGACCCGGGCCTCTTTCGCACCCATAGCCCGCTAGGCCCGGTTCCGCCGGTCCGGGCGTCTTTCTTTCCCTCCGGCATCTCCAGTCGGGCTGCCTGTTTTTCGCCGTAAAAAGCGGTTGTCATCCGTGCAACCCTTTTCTATTGTGTCCATCCGGACATAATTAAATGTCGCGGCAAACCTGGAAGTCAGAGACGTCATGAGCTCATCAAACACATTATTCCCCGAAGAATCCGCCGTTCCCGAATCGTTTCGCATAGACACTCCCCTGGAGATCTCCGAGTATCTCCTCGATGGTCGCATCGAGCAGTGGAAGGGCGAAATACAGCCAGTCAATTCCGCCATCGAGACCGCTATCGACGGCGTATATTCCCCCAAACACCTCGGTTCCTGCCCGGTCATGGACGAGGCCGCCGGAGCGGCCGCCGTTGCTTCCACCCGGGCAGCCTGGGACAACGGCATGGGGCTGTGGCCGACCATGTCCGTGGCCGAGCGCATCAAGCATGTCGAGGACTTCACCCACAGCATGATCGAGGTTCGGGACGAGGTCGTCCGCCTCATGTGCTGGGAGATCGGCAAACCGTACAAGGAATGCTGCGTGGAGTTCGACCGGACCATCGAGTACGTCCGGGATACCATCGACGCTCTCAAGGAGCTGGACCGCACCTCGTCGCGGTTCGTCATCGAGTCCGGCATCTACGCCCAGATCCGCCGCGCGCCGCTCGGTCCGACCCTGTGCATGGGACCGTACAACTACCCCCTGAACGAGACCTTCGCCACGCTCATCCCGGCCCTGCTCATGGGCAACCCGGTGATCATCAAGCCGCCCAGACACGGCAAGCTGCTCTTCGCGCCGCTCATGGAAGCCTTTAGAGACTGCTTCCCGGCGGGCGTGGTCAACCTGATCTTCGGCGACCGCCGTCTTATAAAGCCCATCCTCGAATCCGGGGCCATCAATGTCCTGGCCTTCATCGGTTCCAGCGAGGCGGCCAACGCCATGCGCCTGCTGCACCCCAGCCCTAACCGTCTGCGCTGCATCCTCGGCCTGGGCGCCAAGAACGCCGCCGTGGTCATGGAGTCCGCCGACATGGATCTGGCCGTGTCCGAAGCCGTGTCCGGCAGCCTGTCCTTCAGCGGCCAGCGGTGCACGGCGCTCAAGATTCTCTTTGTCCACGAGAACGTGGTGGACGAGTTCATCCGCCGCTTCAACGAGGGGCTCAAGAGCATGACCATAGGTATGCCGTGGGACGAAGGCGTGCGTATCACGCCCATGCCCGAGCCGGGCAAGATCAAGTACCTGACCGATCTGGTGGCGGACGCGGAAGCCCATGGCGCGAAGGTGGTCAATCCCGGTGGCGGGGCCGTCGACCGCAGCCTGCTTCATCCGGCGGTGCTCTATCCCGTGAACGAAAAAATGCGGGTCTTTTCCGAGGAACAGTTCGGTCCGGTGGTGCCCATCGTACCGTTC is a window of uncultured Pseudodesulfovibrio sp. DNA encoding:
- a CDS encoding NADP-dependent glyceraldehyde-3-phosphate dehydrogenase; translation: MSSSNTLFPEESAVPESFRIDTPLEISEYLLDGRIEQWKGEIQPVNSAIETAIDGVYSPKHLGSCPVMDEAAGAAAVASTRAAWDNGMGLWPTMSVAERIKHVEDFTHSMIEVRDEVVRLMCWEIGKPYKECCVEFDRTIEYVRDTIDALKELDRTSSRFVIESGIYAQIRRAPLGPTLCMGPYNYPLNETFATLIPALLMGNPVIIKPPRHGKLLFAPLMEAFRDCFPAGVVNLIFGDRRLIKPILESGAINVLAFIGSSEAANAMRLLHPSPNRLRCILGLGAKNAAVVMESADMDLAVSEAVSGSLSFSGQRCTALKILFVHENVVDEFIRRFNEGLKSMTIGMPWDEGVRITPMPEPGKIKYLTDLVADAEAHGAKVVNPGGGAVDRSLLHPAVLYPVNEKMRVFSEEQFGPVVPIVPFKDVETPIHYIIESRYGQQMSIFSDDAAEVASLVDPMVNQVCRVNVNCLCQRGPDVFPFTGRKDSAEGTLSVGDALRCFSIRTLVAAKGTPRNKALLSDIARNHKSNFLSTDFIM